A genome region from Triticum aestivum cultivar Chinese Spring chromosome 2B, IWGSC CS RefSeq v2.1, whole genome shotgun sequence includes the following:
- the LOC123044830 gene encoding uncharacterized protein: protein MPPMAGSRSAPSGSSRAAHRASHRGHHRALPPTELPRAYFTFCSPDRWTERRGGPPTPSPYAVHPTRLLRCAAHLSAFRRPCLQSAFPVHAWHGCPEEEHAAGSPFILSNNGSDEPPGRTESISAAHQIFSFCSSIQHVVSPIERSWYSGSAAHPLCARRCRKALVAAKDTMVTARQKATVRAARSCSLLV, encoded by the exons ATGCCCCCCATGGCCGGATCCCGCTCCGCCCCGTCCGGATCAAGCCGGGCCGCTCACCGCGCGAGCCACCGCGGCCACCACCGAGCGCTGCCCCCGACTGAGCTCCCGCGGGCGTACTTCACCTTCTGTTCTCCAGACCGGTGGACG GAAAGAAGAGGAGGACCTCCAACCCCAAGCCCATATGCAGTTCACCCGACGCGCCTGTTGCGGTGCGCAGCGCATCTGAGTGCGTTCCGCCGGCCGTGCTTGCAGTCTGCTTTCCCCGTGCATGCGTGGCATGGCTGTCCAGAGGAGGAGCACGCCGCGGGCTCCCCCTTCATCCTCTCCAACAATGGCTCCGACGAGCCCCCTGGACGCACTGAATCCATCTCGGCCGCTCATCAAATTTTTAGTTTCTGCAGTTCGATACAACATGTCGTGTCCCCAATTGAGCGGTCCTGGTATTCAGGCAGTGCAGCTCATCCTCTTTGTGCTCGCCGGTGTCGGAAGGCACTAGTGGCAGCGAAAGACACGATGGTCACGGCGCGGCAAAAAGCGACGGTTCGGGCAGCCCGGTCGTGCAGTCTGCTGGTTTGA